A stretch of the Lolium perenne isolate Kyuss_39 chromosome 3, Kyuss_2.0, whole genome shotgun sequence genome encodes the following:
- the LOC127321218 gene encoding cationic amino acid transporter 5, which translates to MASVETPQEQYATKPAAAGRSYWRWHKDDFFPEPSFASWGAYRSALAATPSRLRDRFTGRSTDANELGALRRRSENEMRRCLTWWDLTWFGFGSVIGAGIFVLTGQEAHDHAGPAIVLSYVVSGLSAMLSVFCYTEFAVEIPVAGGSFAYLRVELGDVAAFIAAANLILESIIGTAAVARSWTSYLASLINKPSSALRIHTSLAEGYNELDPVAVVVIAVTATMAILSAKGTSRINWVASAVHVVVILFVIVFGFIHAKPSNLTPFMPHGVPGVFHAAAIVYFAYGGFDNIATMAEETKNPSRDIPLGLLGSMSVITVIYCLMALVLSMMQPYTAIDRSAAYSVAFSNVGMHWAQYVVALGALKGMTTVMLVGALGQARYTTHIARSHIIPPVFALVHPKTGTPVNANILIAICSACIAFFSSLDVLSSLLSISTLFIFMMMATALLVRRYYVRGVTTRTHATRFVVFLLVIIASSAGIAASWGAAPDRWEGYVVLVPAWVLGTLGIQLMVPTARAPKVWGVPLVPWLPSLSIATNLFLMGSLGSVAFVRFGVCTAIMLIYYVLVGLHATYDVAHDEDEGIDYSEDNTAESAGEKATVKTADVEKASAGDGER; encoded by the coding sequence ATGGCGTCCGTGGAGACACCGCAAGAACAGTACGCGACCAAGCCAGCAGCCGCGGGCAGGAGCTACTGGCGGTGGCACAAGGACGATTTCTTCCCTGAGCCGTCGTTCGCGAGTTGGGGCGCGTACCGCTCCGCGCTGGCCGCAACCCCCTCGAGGCTCCGTGACCGCTTCACCGGCCGCTCCACCGACGCCAACGAGCTCGGCGCGCTTCGGCGCCGCAGCGAGAACGAGATGCGCCGCTGCCTCACGTGGTGGGACCTGACCTGGTTTGGGTTCGGCTCCGTCATCGGCGCCGGCATCTTCGTGCTCACAGGCCAGGAGGCGCACGACCACGCGGGACCCGCCATCGTGCTCTCCTACGTCGTCTCCGGCCTCTCGGCCATGCTCTCGGTGTTCTGCTACACCGAGTTCGCAGTCGAGATCCCCGTGGCCGGGGGCTCCTTCGCGTACCTCCGCGTCGAGCTCGGCGACGTGGCCGCCTTCATCGCCGCCGCGAACCTCATCCTTGAGAGCATCATCGGCACGGCGGCCGTGGCGCGATCCTGGACGTCGTACCTAGCATCGCTCATCAACAAGCCTTCGAGCGCGCTGCGCATACACACGTCGCTCGCCGAGGGGTACAACGAGCTGGACCCCGTCGCCGTGGTGGTGATCGCGGTCACCGCAACAATGGCCATACTGAGCGCCAAGGGCACCTCCCGGATAAACTGGGTCGCCTCCGCGGTCCACGTGGTCGTGATACTGTTCGTCATCGTGTTCGGCTTCATCCACGCAAAGCCGAGCAACCTGACCCCGTTCATGCCGCACGGCGTGCCGGGCGTGTTCCACGCGGCGGCGATCGTGTACTTCGCGTACGGCGGGTTCGACAACATCGCGACCATGGCGGAGGAGACCAAGAACCCGTCGAGGGACATCCCGCTGGGGCTCCTGGGGTCCATGTCGGTGATCACGGTCATCTACTGCCTGATGGCGCTGGTTCTGAGCATGATGCAGCCGTACACGGCGATCGACCGGAGCGCGGCCTACTCGGTGGCGTTCAGCAACGTGGGGATGCACTGGGCGCAGTACGTGGTGGCGCTGGGCGCGCTCAAGGGGATGACTACGGTGATGCTGGTGGGCGCGCTGGGGCAGGCGCGGTACACGACGCACATCGCGCGGAGCCACATCATCCCGCCGGTGTTCGCGCTCGTGCACCCGAAGACCGGCACGCCGGTAAACGCCAACATACTCATCGCCATCTGCAGCGCCTGCATCGCCTTCTTCTCCAGCCTCGACGTGCTCTCCAGCCTGCTGTCCATCAGCacgctcttcatcttcatgatgatGGCCACCGCGCTGCTGGTCCGGAGGTACTACGTCAGGGGCGTGACGACGCGGACGCATGCGACGCGGTTCGTGGTGTTCCTGCTCGTGATCATCGCGTCGTCGGCGGGCATCGCGGCGTCCTGGGGCGCGGCGCCGGACCGGTGGGAGGGGTATGTCGTGCTGGTGCCGGCGTGGGTGCTGGGGACGCTCGGCATCCAGCTCATGGTGCCCACGGCGCGCGCGCCCAAGGTTTGGGGCGTGCCGCTCGTGCCGTGGCTGCCCTCGCTCTCCATCGCCACCAACCTCTTCCTCATGGGCTCCCTCGGCTCCGTGGCCTTCGTCCGCTTCGGCGTCTGTACCGCCATAATGCTCATCTACTACGTCCTGGTCGGCCTGCACGCCACCTACGACGTCGCGCACGATGAAGACGAGGGGATAGACTACAGTGAAGACAACACCGCTGAGTCTGCCGGCGAGAAGGCGACGGTCAAAACGGCCGACGTGGAGAAGGCTAGTGCAGGAGATGGTGAGCGCTAA